One Thiocapsa sp. genomic window carries:
- a CDS encoding ADP-ribosylglycohydrolase family protein, which produces MEKRPMTRTDDNSTFSDRARAALLAHACGDRFGAPLEFVKDASVRTRPVHLGHWTDDTHMSLYLGEAILEHGAGPFEPDRFGTLVGEAFVRWSHDPLTPSTAPGGTCLTGTARFEREHDWTTSGVRESDGCGAVMRIVPLALAYRGDDLIEAARISALLTHAHPNAVEAAIAGAWLVRAILETGRWDTLLVEEAIQGLDGPWQQGGEVAASLRAALAWAQRGEDWLDEEAIPPGDGGWRSGSALGLAVGATLRWPADLGLAVEKAARIRGDSDSVACLAGALLGAALGTEAIPTPWLDTLPQRDEIAGLADRLLGLDA; this is translated from the coding sequence ATGGAGAAGAGACCGATGACCCGCACCGACGACAACTCGACTTTTTCCGACCGCGCCCGCGCGGCCCTGCTCGCCCATGCGTGTGGCGACCGCTTCGGCGCCCCGCTTGAGTTCGTGAAGGACGCGAGCGTGCGCACCCGGCCGGTCCATCTGGGGCATTGGACCGACGACACCCACATGTCGCTCTATCTGGGCGAGGCGATCCTGGAGCATGGAGCGGGGCCGTTCGAGCCGGACCGATTCGGCACGCTGGTCGGCGAGGCGTTTGTGCGCTGGAGCCATGACCCGTTGACCCCATCGACCGCGCCGGGCGGCACCTGCCTGACCGGGACCGCGCGCTTCGAGCGCGAGCACGACTGGACTACCAGCGGGGTGCGCGAGTCCGACGGCTGCGGAGCGGTGATGCGGATCGTGCCCTTGGCGCTGGCCTATCGGGGCGACGACCTGATCGAGGCTGCGCGCATCTCGGCGCTGCTCACCCATGCCCATCCCAACGCGGTGGAGGCGGCGATCGCCGGGGCCTGGCTGGTACGAGCGATCCTGGAGACGGGACGCTGGGACACGCTGCTGGTCGAAGAGGCGATCCAAGGGCTCGACGGGCCTTGGCAGCAAGGTGGAGAGGTCGCGGCGAGCCTGCGCGCAGCACTGGCGTGGGCGCAGCGCGGCGAGGACTGGCTCGATGAAGAGGCCATTCCGCCGGGCGACGGCGGCTGGCGTTCCGGCAGTGCGCTGGGCCTTGCTGTGGGGGCGACGTTGCGCTGGCCGGCCGATCTGGGTCTGGCGGTCGAGAAGGCCGCGCGGATCCGCGGTGATTCCGATTCCGTCGCGTGCCTTGCCGGCGCCCTGCTGGGCGCGGCGCTGGGCACGGAGGCGATCCCGACGCCGTGGCTCGACACCCTGCCGCAGCGCGACGAGATTGCCGGGCTCGCGGATCGACTGCTCGGGCTCGATGCATGA
- a CDS encoding DEAD/DEAH box helicase, which produces MADALAAYRALPADEQRILRVLSVICEPVARDRLQQILDALEWRDRAGAPLSRHVDEALIRRLVGSGRIQSERSALACHRDLLEPLTRETLADGTFESIAAAAERVIPVVPPNAPTWLVPSPERRLRMVRVALYAGRQDEALRMFALSDQVSLSGLSAAHVMPLTQVLTSSTDLAWMETLDPRLKIAGLVPPLRLAARDMIERAGAYALMEKLFIPLVGTHPEAADALIEQRLQRGELAEVPSLLDGRSDPAALVQRGWLQFLLGNYEQSRDDFDAARETIRKTTRKRKVYLPGIPGVLALLTRLRRGEREDFECVQQQVAIALRADVTDPVEPVYRLLGELTAVLAGQRRVDECAWLNQRLGLRGAFVLLLQSLMLHWLGERPAPEALEVLAGWAAKAHRAGYLWYAHEATALLHAFGFEGERPELGKRPAGLVSMTDLLARKAAWEIALDALKGLGAHAAPGVDTSAGTDRRMAWQLGFIKTHGMLEPREQKRMKRGGWTSGRAVSLQKLVEEPESFGYLTPQDREICACIVREQGTTWYGGSDRLSYRFDADRALLAAVGHPLLTVRRQGGSGVTELPLELVLGDPVLSVVRRHRDILVTIEPFPPEGRALLPVDETSKRVRLVRFEPAHRDIARILGPEGLKVPEGAEARLLEGLAAVAPMVTVHSDIVGDDSAAEAMAADARPHLHLSPFAAGLTLELRMHPFGDSALQLLPGQGRATLLTEIEGRAVRCTRDLEGERTAAREVLDACPALRDNDSWSWSLDDLETALTTLEQLHALGEAVVLDWPEGKRIGLTAEMQMASLRFKIEQEGDWLDLQGEIRLDSGRILLMQELLDLAAAAKGRFIPLGERDFLVLSQALRRKLDGLRGLTDNGRFHPLAAPAIAEAIEGMTLDADKAWQGLLDRLAAVEELEPEIPSTLQAELRDYQIEGYRWLARLAHWGAGACLADDMGLGKTLQALGLILSRAPKGPTLVLAPTSVCGNWVDEAQRFAPTLQPRRFGSGDRAAMLDAAGPFDLIICSYGLLQTEGERLAAVSWETIVADEAQSFKNALTKRSQAIMRLKGDFRMITTGTPVENHLGELWNLFRFINPGLLGSLETFNRRFAIPIEQNKDTGARHRLRQLLRPFILRRLKSEVLSELPPRTEITLRLELSDGELALYEAMRRQAVERLSGPEAAANPGQQRIQLLAEIMRLRRACCHPRLALPDSDLSSAKLDAFNEILDELLENRHKALVFSQFVDHLSLIRAHLDARGIRYQYLDGSTPEPRRRAAVAAFQAGEGELFLISLRAGGVGLNLTAADYVIHMDPWWNPAVEDQASDRAHRIGQQRPVTVYRLVAKDTIEERILALHAAKRDLADGLLEGSEGGGRLSYADMLALVRG; this is translated from the coding sequence ATGGCTGATGCGCTCGCCGCCTATCGTGCGCTGCCGGCGGACGAGCAACGGATCCTGCGTGTGCTCTCGGTGATCTGCGAGCCGGTTGCCCGAGACCGGCTGCAGCAGATTCTGGACGCCTTGGAGTGGCGCGATCGGGCGGGGGCGCCGTTGAGTCGGCATGTCGACGAGGCCCTGATCCGGCGCTTGGTCGGGTCCGGCCGGATCCAATCGGAGCGCAGCGCGCTCGCCTGTCATCGCGATCTGCTCGAGCCCCTGACGCGCGAGACGCTCGCCGACGGCACCTTCGAGTCGATCGCCGCGGCGGCCGAGCGGGTCATTCCGGTCGTCCCCCCGAACGCCCCCACCTGGCTCGTGCCGAGTCCCGAGCGGCGTCTGCGGATGGTCCGCGTTGCCCTCTACGCAGGGCGTCAGGACGAGGCGCTGCGGATGTTCGCCTTGAGCGATCAGGTGTCGTTGAGCGGTTTGTCCGCGGCCCATGTCATGCCGCTGACCCAGGTCTTGACGTCCTCGACGGACCTCGCCTGGATGGAAACACTCGACCCACGGCTCAAGATCGCCGGTCTTGTCCCGCCGTTGCGCCTGGCCGCCCGCGACATGATCGAGCGCGCCGGCGCCTACGCCCTCATGGAAAAGCTCTTCATCCCGCTCGTCGGAACCCATCCCGAAGCCGCCGACGCCTTGATCGAGCAGCGGTTGCAGCGCGGCGAGCTTGCCGAGGTTCCGTCCTTGCTGGACGGACGCAGCGATCCCGCCGCCTTGGTTCAGCGCGGTTGGCTGCAGTTCCTCCTCGGCAACTACGAGCAGTCCCGCGACGACTTCGATGCGGCTCGGGAAACCATCCGCAAGACGACCCGCAAGCGCAAGGTCTATCTGCCCGGGATTCCGGGTGTTCTGGCCTTGCTGACGCGGCTGCGGCGTGGCGAGCGGGAGGACTTCGAGTGTGTTCAGCAGCAGGTCGCGATCGCGCTGCGCGCCGATGTCACCGACCCCGTCGAACCCGTGTATCGGCTGCTCGGCGAGCTGACGGCCGTCTTGGCCGGACAGCGGCGGGTGGACGAGTGCGCCTGGCTGAACCAACGCCTCGGGTTGCGCGGTGCCTTCGTGCTCCTGCTGCAGTCCCTGATGCTGCATTGGCTCGGCGAGCGGCCGGCACCCGAGGCGCTCGAGGTGCTCGCCGGCTGGGCGGCGAAGGCGCATCGGGCCGGGTACCTCTGGTACGCCCACGAGGCGACGGCACTCCTGCATGCCTTCGGTTTCGAAGGCGAGCGACCGGAGCTCGGCAAGCGGCCCGCCGGTCTGGTGTCGATGACCGATCTGCTCGCACGCAAGGCGGCCTGGGAGATTGCGCTCGATGCACTCAAGGGGCTCGGCGCCCATGCCGCGCCCGGTGTGGACACCTCCGCGGGCACCGATCGGCGCATGGCCTGGCAGCTCGGTTTCATCAAGACGCACGGCATGCTGGAGCCGCGCGAGCAGAAGCGCATGAAGCGGGGCGGTTGGACGAGCGGGCGTGCCGTGTCGCTGCAGAAGCTTGTCGAAGAGCCGGAGAGCTTCGGCTATCTGACCCCGCAGGATCGCGAGATCTGCGCCTGTATCGTCCGCGAGCAGGGCACGACCTGGTATGGCGGCTCCGACCGCCTCAGCTATCGCTTCGATGCGGACCGTGCGCTGCTCGCCGCGGTCGGTCATCCGCTGCTGACGGTGCGCCGGCAAGGAGGCAGCGGCGTCACCGAGCTTCCGCTCGAGCTGGTGCTCGGCGACCCCGTGCTCTCGGTGGTCCGGCGCCATCGGGACATCCTGGTGACCATCGAGCCCTTCCCGCCGGAAGGCCGTGCGCTCTTGCCGGTCGACGAGACGTCGAAACGCGTCCGTCTGGTCCGGTTCGAGCCCGCCCATCGCGACATCGCCCGCATCCTGGGACCCGAGGGTCTCAAGGTCCCCGAAGGTGCGGAGGCGCGGCTGCTCGAAGGGCTGGCCGCCGTGGCCCCGATGGTCACCGTCCATTCGGATATCGTCGGGGACGACAGCGCCGCCGAGGCCATGGCCGCCGACGCCAGACCGCACCTGCACCTGAGCCCTTTTGCTGCCGGTCTGACCCTGGAGCTGCGGATGCACCCGTTCGGCGACAGCGCCCTTCAGCTCCTGCCGGGGCAGGGACGGGCGACCTTGCTCACCGAGATCGAGGGGCGCGCCGTACGCTGTACCCGCGACCTCGAAGGTGAGCGCACGGCGGCGCGCGAGGTGCTCGACGCCTGCCCCGCGCTCCGCGACAACGATTCCTGGAGCTGGTCGCTCGATGACCTGGAAACAGCGCTGACGACGCTCGAGCAGCTCCACGCGCTCGGCGAGGCGGTCGTTCTGGATTGGCCCGAGGGCAAGCGCATCGGGCTGACGGCCGAGATGCAGATGGCTTCTCTGCGCTTCAAGATCGAGCAGGAGGGCGACTGGCTCGACCTGCAGGGCGAGATCCGGCTCGACAGCGGTCGGATCCTCCTCATGCAGGAGCTGCTGGACCTGGCGGCTGCCGCAAAGGGACGTTTTATCCCGCTCGGCGAGCGTGACTTTCTCGTCCTCAGTCAGGCGTTGCGGCGCAAGCTCGACGGCCTGCGCGGTCTGACCGACAACGGCCGCTTCCATCCGCTCGCCGCACCGGCCATCGCCGAGGCGATCGAGGGGATGACGCTCGATGCGGACAAGGCCTGGCAAGGCCTGCTCGATCGCCTCGCCGCCGTCGAGGAGCTGGAGCCCGAGATCCCGTCCACGCTGCAGGCCGAGCTGCGCGACTACCAGATCGAGGGTTACCGCTGGCTCGCCCGGCTCGCGCATTGGGGTGCCGGCGCCTGTCTCGCAGACGACATGGGCCTCGGCAAGACCTTGCAGGCGTTGGGCTTGATCCTGTCGCGTGCACCCAAGGGTCCGACCCTGGTGTTGGCGCCGACCTCGGTCTGCGGCAACTGGGTCGACGAGGCGCAGCGTTTCGCGCCCACCCTGCAGCCGCGCCGCTTCGGTTCCGGCGATCGGGCCGCCATGTTGGATGCTGCCGGCCCCTTTGATCTGATCATCTGCAGCTACGGCCTCCTGCAGACCGAAGGGGAGCGTCTCGCCGCGGTGTCCTGGGAGACCATCGTCGCGGACGAGGCCCAGTCGTTCAAGAACGCCCTGACCAAGCGCTCGCAGGCCATCATGCGGCTCAAGGGCGACTTCCGGATGATCACCACGGGGACGCCTGTGGAGAACCATCTCGGCGAGCTGTGGAACCTCTTCCGCTTCATCAATCCGGGGCTGCTCGGCTCGCTGGAGACCTTCAACCGCCGCTTCGCGATCCCGATCGAGCAGAACAAGGACACGGGCGCGCGGCATCGGCTGCGTCAACTGCTGCGCCCCTTCATCCTGCGCCGGCTCAAGAGCGAGGTCCTCAGCGAGCTGCCGCCGCGCACCGAGATCACCTTGCGGCTGGAGCTGAGCGACGGCGAGCTGGCCCTCTACGAGGCGATGCGACGACAGGCCGTCGAACGCCTGTCCGGCCCGGAGGCGGCGGCCAACCCCGGCCAGCAACGCATTCAGCTCCTCGCCGAGATCATGCGTCTGCGCCGAGCCTGCTGTCATCCGCGTCTGGCGCTTCCCGACAGCGATCTGTCGAGCGCCAAGCTGGATGCCTTCAACGAGATCCTCGACGAGCTTCTCGAGAACCGCCACAAGGCCCTGGTCTTCAGCCAGTTCGTCGACCATCTCTCACTGATCCGCGCCCATCTCGACGCCCGCGGCATCCGCTACCAGTATCTCGACGGCTCCACCCCGGAACCCCGGCGCCGCGCCGCCGTCGCCGCCTTTCAAGCCGGCGAGGGCGAGCTCTTTCTGATCAGTCTGCGTGCCGGCGGTGTCGGTCTGAATCTCACCGCCGCCGACTATGTGATCCATATGGATCCTTGGTGGAACCCCGCCGTCGAGGATCAGGCCTCCGACCGCGCCCATCGTATCGGACAGCAGCGTCCGGTCACCGTCTACCGACTGGTCGCCAAGGATACGATCGAGGAGCGGATCCTGGCGTTGCATGCCGCCAAGCGCGATCTGGCGGATGGGTTGCTCGAGGGCAGCGAGGGCGGGGGGCGGTTGAGTTATGCGGATATGTTGGCCCTCGTGCGCGGCTGA
- a CDS encoding metallophosphoesterase — MYDLIGDIHGCAGALEALLAKMGYREQDGVWRHPTHQVIFLGDFIDRGPEQVEVMKVVRAMVDAEQALSVMGNHELNAVAWATPAATLRAPTAGRPGA; from the coding sequence ATGTACGATCTGATCGGCGACATCCACGGCTGCGCCGGGGCGCTCGAGGCGCTGCTCGCCAAGATGGGCTACCGCGAACAAGACGGCGTCTGGCGACATCCGACGCACCAGGTGATCTTCCTCGGCGACTTCATCGATCGCGGACCGGAGCAGGTCGAGGTGATGAAGGTCGTTCGCGCGATGGTCGACGCCGAGCAGGCGCTTTCGGTCATGGGCAATCACGAGCTCAACGCCGTGGCTTGGGCCACGCCTGCGGCGACGCTCAGAGCACCAACAGCAGGACGGCCGGGAGCGTGA
- a CDS encoding nucleotide exchange factor GrpE has translation MEDAKEALLERFRAYLEEEPGAREGSGAGIDDMEETDAPDLFTLLAELGALKNEVKLESRQVKTALEQFRDLFDSLRQANEHLSAELSRRQQDARDIALNAERDILLELIELRDRLRDGRGQAAAYRPNWLAHASGAAEFITGMTQGLSMNLRRLDETLDRREVRPIQTVGRPFDPRIMRALEVGRDPALPLGTVLAELRTGYRRGESLLRLADVIVNKFEDHPQ, from the coding sequence ATGGAGGATGCAAAGGAGGCGTTGCTCGAGCGTTTCCGTGCCTATCTGGAGGAGGAGCCGGGCGCGCGCGAGGGCTCGGGAGCGGGCATCGACGACATGGAGGAAACCGACGCGCCCGACCTCTTCACCCTGCTCGCCGAGCTGGGCGCGCTCAAGAACGAGGTCAAGCTCGAGTCGCGTCAGGTCAAGACGGCGCTCGAGCAGTTCCGCGATCTCTTCGACAGCCTCCGGCAGGCGAACGAGCATCTGTCCGCCGAGCTTTCTCGACGTCAGCAGGATGCCCGCGACATCGCCCTGAACGCCGAGCGCGACATCCTGCTCGAGCTGATCGAGCTGCGTGACCGCCTGCGGGACGGCCGCGGTCAGGCCGCCGCCTATCGGCCCAACTGGCTTGCGCACGCCAGCGGTGCGGCCGAGTTCATCACGGGTATGACGCAAGGCTTGAGCATGAATCTGCGCCGTCTCGACGAGACCCTGGATCGGCGCGAGGTGCGCCCGATCCAGACCGTCGGGCGGCCCTTCGATCCGCGGATCATGCGTGCACTCGAGGTCGGGCGCGATCCCGCCCTGCCGCTCGGCACGGTGCTCGCGGAGCTGCGTACCGGTTATCGGCGCGGCGAGTCGCTGTTGCGTCTCGCCGACGTCATCGTCAACAAATTCGAGGACCATCCCCAGTGA
- the lysM gene encoding peptidoglycan-binding protein LysM, which translates to MGLFDFAKDVGKKLFGNDAEAGEKIKAEIEQDNPGVKGLTVNYDNGVVSLTGEAESPEAMEKAVLMAGNVKGVAEVKADQLTAPPQTAEVDFYTIEKGDTLSAIAKKYYGDANAYPRIFEANREVIKDANLIYPGQKIRIPTSAG; encoded by the coding sequence ATGGGACTCTTCGATTTCGCGAAAGACGTCGGCAAGAAGCTCTTCGGCAACGACGCCGAGGCAGGAGAGAAGATCAAGGCGGAGATCGAGCAGGACAACCCCGGGGTCAAGGGACTGACCGTGAATTACGACAACGGCGTGGTCTCGCTGACCGGCGAGGCCGAGAGCCCGGAGGCGATGGAGAAGGCCGTGCTCATGGCCGGCAACGTCAAGGGCGTCGCGGAGGTCAAGGCCGACCAGCTCACCGCGCCGCCCCAGACCGCCGAGGTCGACTTCTACACGATCGAGAAGGGCGACACACTCTCGGCCATCGCCAAGAAATACTACGGCGACGCCAACGCCTACCCCCGCATCTTCGAGGCCAACCGGGAGGTCATCAAGGACGCCAACCTCATCTATCCCGGACAGAAGATCCGGATTCCCACGTCGGCCGGGTAG
- a CDS encoding cell surface protein produces MSTTETAAVATVTPIQYLDKAMNGLHDLGLLPTEGDRQADPIVALLNRISTLDEGRVTAIARTLSQASLFNDVVRRQVQAMEIGSRYEDITNAFNSIRDDAKTMVDQIEDGKLDTFERLSNVWMKATRGDIAARFDKIKTSYLDVTSSTDDQIRREHRILEAYQDFRGALKQSEVLALEVLKTAQDRLDAAKAALAQAMTQVEANPSSEPAERARLELARDEQVRALQLEEKRYQIAKDLSDNLTISYNTSEVVMARLLQTTNAKERVYAQAVSFFSTNEVVLTALTASFTGMFGLHEGTQTVEAMKEGVSQSLEVLADIGGKVQEAAVRAGYGPTVRADAVKKLVDSVVTWQTRSHEIIEEMRTQSTRNAEEIRDAVEEGKRKLARLAEEGKGLDLKVQA; encoded by the coding sequence ATGAGCACCACAGAGACCGCCGCCGTTGCGACCGTGACCCCCATCCAATACCTGGACAAGGCCATGAACGGCCTTCACGACCTGGGACTGCTCCCGACCGAGGGGGACCGACAGGCCGACCCGATCGTTGCGCTCTTGAACCGGATCTCGACCCTCGACGAGGGCCGCGTGACCGCCATCGCACGGACACTGAGCCAGGCGTCGCTCTTCAACGACGTGGTTCGCCGGCAGGTCCAGGCGATGGAGATCGGCAGTCGCTACGAGGACATCACCAACGCCTTCAACAGCATCCGCGACGATGCCAAGACGATGGTGGATCAGATCGAGGACGGCAAGCTCGATACCTTCGAGCGCCTGAGCAACGTCTGGATGAAGGCCACGCGCGGCGATATCGCCGCGCGTTTCGACAAGATCAAGACGAGCTATCTGGACGTCACCTCCTCCACCGACGACCAGATTCGGCGCGAGCATCGGATCCTCGAAGCCTATCAAGACTTCCGCGGCGCGCTGAAGCAGTCAGAGGTGCTGGCGCTCGAGGTCCTTAAGACCGCGCAGGACCGGCTGGACGCGGCGAAGGCGGCGCTGGCGCAGGCCATGACGCAAGTCGAGGCGAATCCCTCGAGCGAGCCGGCCGAACGCGCCCGCCTCGAGCTGGCCCGCGACGAGCAGGTGCGCGCACTGCAGCTCGAAGAGAAGCGCTATCAGATCGCCAAGGATCTGTCCGACAACCTGACCATCTCCTACAACACCTCCGAGGTGGTCATGGCGCGTCTCCTCCAGACGACCAACGCCAAGGAGCGGGTCTATGCTCAGGCCGTGAGCTTCTTCAGCACCAACGAGGTGGTCCTGACGGCGCTCACCGCATCCTTCACCGGGATGTTCGGGTTGCACGAGGGAACGCAAACGGTGGAGGCGATGAAGGAGGGCGTGAGCCAATCGCTCGAGGTCCTGGCCGATATCGGCGGCAAGGTCCAGGAAGCGGCGGTGCGGGCGGGCTATGGGCCGACCGTGCGTGCCGACGCGGTCAAGAAGTTGGTCGACTCCGTGGTGACCTGGCAGACCCGATCGCACGAGATCATCGAGGAGATGCGCACCCAAAGCACCCGCAACGCCGAGGAGATCCGCGACGCGGTCGAGGAGGGTAAACGCAAGCTCGCACGCCTCGCCGAGGAGGGCAAGGGTCTCGATCTCAAGGTTCAGGCATGA
- a CDS encoding Hsp70 family protein, with amino-acid sequence MSDIIIGIDLGTTNSEVAVVEEGRVRLIPVDGSPILPSVVGIADDGALLVGQSARNQYILAPERTIRSVKRRMGEDTLIEMGAQRYSPQEISALILGRLKRAAESDLGQPVTKAVITVPAYFSDAQRQATRDAGELAGLEVVRIINEPTAAALAYEVDHQEPKTILVYDLGGGTFDVSVVRLAKEVTEVLSSHGNNQLGGDDFDGKILEHLVAHLKEQGTDPSAHRVAMARLTRAAEMAKIALSDAPFVRIDEEYLLEHQGKPVNLSLELSRDDYEAMIAPYIDETMDAVHTALEGAGLGIGDLSEVLLVGGATRTPLIQQRLEELLRMQPRSEVDPDLCVASGAAIQAAVIGGQRVSRVLVDVTPYTFGTSALGELNGEFYPFVYIPLIRKNTPIPVTKSDAFSTIEDGQAAIDVRVYQGEDSDALNNTEIGAFRIEGLSDAPAGNVIVTTFSLDVNGILKVTSREKSTGLEQRIVIDNATARFEQDTMAAARARIGALIDGDFSSESSDASDGAEGSDGEGVAASAERRDTVQATALIEKAERLMESANAEDREDLVNLIETLRDAVAAHDDVAIHEAMDGLSDLIFYLES; translated from the coding sequence GTGAGCGACATCATCATCGGCATCGATCTCGGCACCACCAACTCCGAGGTCGCGGTGGTCGAGGAGGGTCGTGTGCGACTCATCCCGGTCGACGGCAGCCCCATCCTGCCCTCCGTGGTCGGGATCGCGGACGACGGCGCCTTGTTGGTCGGCCAGAGCGCGCGCAATCAATACATCCTGGCCCCGGAGCGCACCATCCGCTCGGTCAAACGGCGCATGGGCGAGGACACCCTCATCGAGATGGGTGCGCAGCGCTACAGCCCGCAGGAGATCTCGGCGCTCATCCTCGGTCGGCTCAAGCGCGCGGCCGAGTCCGATCTGGGTCAACCGGTGACCAAGGCGGTCATCACGGTCCCGGCCTATTTCTCGGATGCGCAGCGCCAGGCGACCCGCGACGCCGGCGAGCTCGCCGGGCTCGAGGTGGTGCGCATCATCAACGAGCCGACGGCCGCCGCACTCGCCTACGAGGTCGATCATCAGGAGCCCAAGACCATTCTGGTCTACGACCTGGGCGGCGGCACCTTCGACGTCTCGGTCGTGCGTCTGGCCAAGGAGGTGACCGAGGTCCTGTCGAGCCACGGCAACAACCAGCTCGGCGGCGACGACTTCGACGGGAAGATCCTGGAGCACCTGGTCGCGCATCTGAAGGAGCAGGGCACGGACCCGAGTGCGCATCGCGTCGCCATGGCGCGTCTGACCCGCGCGGCGGAAATGGCGAAGATCGCGCTCAGCGACGCCCCCTTCGTGCGCATCGACGAGGAATATCTGCTCGAGCACCAAGGCAAACCGGTCAATCTCTCCCTCGAGCTGTCGCGCGACGACTACGAGGCGATGATCGCGCCCTATATCGACGAGACCATGGACGCGGTGCACACCGCGCTGGAAGGGGCCGGCTTGGGCATCGGAGATCTCAGCGAGGTCCTGCTGGTCGGCGGCGCGACCCGCACCCCCTTGATCCAGCAGCGTCTCGAAGAGCTGCTGCGGATGCAGCCGCGCAGCGAGGTCGACCCGGATCTATGCGTGGCGAGCGGTGCGGCCATCCAGGCGGCCGTGATCGGCGGTCAGCGCGTCTCGCGCGTGCTGGTGGACGTCACGCCCTACACCTTCGGAACCAGTGCGCTGGGCGAGCTCAACGGCGAGTTCTATCCCTTCGTCTACATCCCCTTGATCCGCAAGAACACCCCCATCCCGGTGACCAAGAGCGATGCCTTCTCCACCATCGAAGACGGCCAGGCCGCGATCGACGTGCGCGTCTATCAAGGCGAGGACTCCGATGCGCTCAACAACACCGAGATCGGCGCCTTCCGCATCGAGGGCCTGAGCGACGCGCCGGCCGGCAACGTCATCGTCACCACCTTCTCGCTCGATGTGAACGGCATCCTCAAGGTCACCTCGCGCGAGAAGAGCACCGGGCTCGAGCAGCGCATCGTCATCGACAACGCCACCGCCCGCTTCGAGCAGGACACCATGGCGGCCGCACGCGCACGCATCGGCGCACTCATCGACGGCGACTTCAGCAGCGAGTCCAGCGATGCGTCCGACGGCGCCGAGGGGAGCGACGGGGAGGGCGTCGCGGCGAGTGCCGAGCGACGCGATACCGTTCAGGCCACGGCCCTGATCGAGAAGGCCGAACGCCTGATGGAAAGCGCCAATGCGGAGGACCGCGAAGACCTGGTGAACCTCATCGAGACGCTGCGCGATGCGGTCGCGGCGCATGATGATGTCGCCATCCACGAGGCGATGGACGGGCTCTCCGATCTGATCTTCTATCTGGAATCCTGA
- a CDS encoding DUF6384 family protein has product MSNDVAVDSGVRPVGAAAAQAAVAGSTHPLDEVMLAMDVVDTLRRRERLVKTELDDLNREEDLKERLRKIYAAQGIDVPDLVIEQGVAALKEGRFTYAPPPRSLATRLARIYVNRGDWGKWVGGILGIMILAAVIHYVSFVAPDADLPRDLVRVHTEAIALAESDPARETLESYLGAGQSAMRNDDTQGARRALHELEMARTTLGQEYSLRIVNRPGEQTGIWRVPDINTGARNYYILVEAVDPTGRVLRVPIRNEETRETEAVATWGVRVDEPTFNAVARDKQDDGIIDRDRFGYKARGELVPRYDMPTTGGAITRW; this is encoded by the coding sequence ATGAGCAACGATGTCGCTGTCGACAGCGGCGTGCGGCCGGTCGGCGCAGCGGCGGCGCAAGCCGCGGTCGCCGGCAGCACGCATCCGCTCGACGAGGTCATGCTCGCGATGGACGTCGTGGATACGCTGCGACGCCGCGAGCGTCTGGTCAAGACCGAGCTCGACGACCTGAATCGCGAGGAGGATCTCAAGGAGCGTCTGCGCAAGATCTACGCGGCTCAGGGGATCGATGTGCCGGATCTTGTGATCGAGCAAGGCGTGGCGGCACTCAAGGAGGGGCGCTTCACCTATGCCCCGCCGCCGCGCTCGCTCGCGACACGGCTTGCCCGGATCTATGTCAACCGCGGCGACTGGGGTAAGTGGGTCGGCGGGATCCTGGGCATCATGATCCTCGCCGCCGTCATCCACTATGTCTCCTTCGTGGCCCCGGATGCCGATTTGCCGCGGGATTTGGTGCGCGTCCACACGGAGGCGATCGCGTTGGCCGAGAGCGACCCGGCGCGCGAGACCCTGGAGAGTTATCTCGGAGCAGGCCAATCCGCGATGCGCAACGACGATACCCAAGGCGCCCGCCGAGCGCTGCATGAGCTGGAGATGGCCCGGACGACTTTAGGGCAGGAATACAGCCTACGCATCGTCAACCGTCCGGGAGAGCAGACCGGCATTTGGCGTGTTCCGGATATCAACACCGGTGCCCGCAACTATTACATCCTGGTCGAGGCCGTGGATCCGACCGGGCGGGTGCTCCGCGTGCCGATCCGCAACGAAGAGACCCGCGAGACCGAGGCCGTCGCCACCTGGGGTGTTCGCGTGGACGAACCGACCTTCAACGCAGTTGCGCGCGACAAGCAGGACGACGGCATCATCGATCGCGACCGCTTCGGCTACAAGGCCCGCGGCGAGTTGGTTCCGCGGTACGACATGCCAACGACCGGGGGGGCCATCACGCGATGGTAA